The following coding sequences lie in one Anomaloglossus baeobatrachus isolate aAnoBae1 chromosome 7, aAnoBae1.hap1, whole genome shotgun sequence genomic window:
- the LOC142246075 gene encoding E3 ubiquitin/ISG15 ligase TRIM25-like — protein MENPNFRDALKCSICLSLNTDLVSLRCGHFFCRSCIVSALNVHEKAEVCSCPDDRATYLGCPALEKNQKLENIVEHFSSNQPQMEETAIFCTYCTKSTVPAVKSCLQCENSLCNDHLTAHNKTMGHILTEPTSSFGNKKCSLHKKVLEYFCPQDAACLCASCCLVGVHRGHQVELLDEASENKKKKLREYLDEVNQQKAEIQKRIQNLQDHMKSVQEKASDKRKNVTKIFMDIKEQLEMAEKKVLSEVSRQEEKIVSQISHLIKKLEIQADETSKKICHMEEMCYVTDPIRLLQESDITVCRNGGDEDTGEDGEVSSEEDLDEVLISLTLHQSMREIVTNVTSELRVHVPDILLDVDTAHRMVKISEDLKTATGSEEQERPELPGRFVTYPQVLSRCGLSSGQHYWEVKWNEIGLCGIGLSYPSIEREGDESAIGDNDKSWCLVMCDGEYEVLCNSYVLTLGIKPTCPKLGVVLDYEAGRLTFYELCDPIRHLHIFTASFTEPLHVGFYLDDGASFIIS, from the coding sequence ATGGAAAACCCCAACTTCAGAGACGCGCTGAAATGCTCCATCTGCCTGAGCCTTAATACAGATCTCGTATCATTGAGATGTGGACACTTCTTCTGCCGCTCATGTATTGTGAGTGCGCTGAATGTACATGAGAAGGCTGAAGTGTGTTCCTGTCCTGACGACAGAGCAACATATCTGGGTTGTCCGGCCCTGGAGAAGAACCAGAAGCTGGAGAATATAGTGGAGCATTTCTCATCTAATCAGCCTCAGATGGAGGAGACCGCAATCTTCTGTACTTACTGTACAAAGTCTACAGTCCCTGCTGTGAAATCCTGCCTGCAGTGTGAGAACTCTTTATGTAATGACCACCTGACAGCCCACAATAAAACGATGGGTCATATATTAACAGAACCTACTAGCTCCTTTGGAAACAAAAAATGTTCCCTCCATAAGAAGGTTCTAGAGTACTTCTGCCCGCAGGATGCGGCTTGTCTATGTGCATCTTGTTGTCTGGTTGGCGTACACAGAGGACACCAGGTGGAACTTCTAGATGAGGCTtctgagaacaagaagaagaaattGAGGGAATATCTGGATGAAGTAAACCAACAAAAAGCAGAAATTCAGAAAAGAATCCAGAATCTGCAAGATCATATGAAAAGTGTCCAGGAGAAAGCTTCTGATAAGAGGAAGAATGTCACTAAGATATTTATGGATATTAAGGAGCAACTTGAAATGGCAGAAAAGAAAGTGCTGAGCGAGGTCTCCAGACAGGAGGAGAAGATTGTTTCCCAGATATCTCATCTGATCAAGAAGCTGGAAATACAGGCAGATGAGACATCCAAAAAGATATGTCACATGGAGGAGATGTGTTATGTCACTGACCCAATAAGACTCTTACAAGAAAGTGACATTACAGTGTGTAgaaatggaggtgatgaggacacaggggaagATGGAGAGGTCAGTTCTGAGGAGGATCTAGATGAGGTTCTGATCTCACTGACCTTACACCAATCTATGAGGGAAATTGTCACTAATGTAACATCAGAGCTCAGGGTCCATGTCCCTGACATATTGCTGGATGTGGACACTGCCCATAGAATGGTGAAGATATCAGAAGATCTGAAAACAGCAACCGGTTCAGAAGAACAGGAGAGACCAGAATTACCGGGAAGATTTGTGACTTACCCCCAGGTGTTAAGCAGATGTGGCCTCTCTTCAGGACAACATTACTGGGAGGTAAAGTGGAATGAGATAGGATTATGTGGCATTGGATTGTCCTATCCCAGTATAGAAAGAGAAGGAGATGAGTCTGCTATTGGAGATAATGATAAATCTTGGTGTTTGGTTATGTGTGATGGAGAATATGAAGTTTTATGCAACTCTTATGTACTAACCCTCGGTATAAAGCCAACATGTCCAAAACTTGGAGTCGTCTTAGACTATGAGGCTGGGCGTCTGACCttctatgagctgtgtgaccccatcagacattTACACATCTTCACCGCCTCCTTCACTGAACCTCTACATGTTGGCTTCTATTTGGATGATGGTGCCTCTTTTATAATAAGCTGA